The nucleotide window CCTCCTTTTATTTTCCGCAAGAACAGTCTGTGTAAGGCTTTCCACACCATGAACAAGTTGGAATGTATGGGTCTGTATCTCTTTCGACTTTCATTGTAAATTCCTCCTTAATTTTCTGATTCTTAATTGTCAAATTGTCAGAATAATCGCTTGGTTTCCCCCGGTCCCCCTTCCCCTTTCTCCCGCTCCGCTCATTCTTTAACAGATTTTTGTTTTTGCTTTGTTATTGTATTTCTTCTTGTACAAGTGTACTTACTATAAACAGTTAATAATGATTGCAAAAACACCTCCCTCTTAGATGACCTCCTTCCATAAATGATTGCCTACTGTTTTTCAACTGTTTACCTTTCATGTTGATAGCCTATGCCCAGGATCCTCATTACTTGCCTGTCCTCTTGTGAAAAAAATCATAACTAATTTGTGAAAGGAATCATACAAGCAATATCGAATTAATAAGATGGTGATGTAAATGCTGAAAAGTAACTTTAGGGAGATTATTGAAACTTCTCCATATAAGCCATCGTATATACGAGATAAGATCATGAAGGTCCACCGAAATACTTTTTCTGGATGGATGACTGGTAAACACACTCCATCCGTGGAGGATTTATTTAAATTGGCTTATCATTTGGAGAAGAAAGTTGATGAATTTTACGAATGGGAGGAAGAACAATGACAGAACAGCAAGTGATCAACTGCCCTAAGTGTGGAAGTAATAAGGTGAAGGAAAATCTAATTATCAAGAAAGTGCTCATTGCAGCTGCGCTTATCTTTTTCTTCATACCGGTCATCGGATGGATCGCTGGACCGATTATGGCACTGACAGCATGGTCAGGTAATCGAGCAGCTAAAAAGAAAGGCATTAAGCCGATGAAATGCGATGATTGCAAGAACGTTTTCCAGGTAGATGAAGATAAGTTTGTGGAATTTAAAAAGCAAATCGGATAATGATCACGATTAAAGTAAAGTACCTTTCGCCAGCTGGTCGGGTAGAGCAAAGAGGATCCTTCCACATTCGAGGCAGAAAACCGGAAACAATAGCATTGGAGTGGATCAAGAAAATCAAGAAAGAAGTTTACTTTGAAGAACTGCTCGAAGTGATTGTTGATGGAAAAGAGGATATAACTGAAAAGGTGTTAGAAATGCAAAAAGCCCCACTCGATTAGAGCAGGGCTTCTTTTTATTTTTCCAGCTTATTCACGATATTCCGTGCCACTTCCCACACATAGGCAAGAGTAGCAGGAGCGTAAGGGTTTTTACCGTCACTAATTCCGTTCTCTTGGACCCATTCAATCAATCCCTGAATCTTTTCAGGATATTCCCCAGCTGCAGCTTCTTTCTTTTCCATTAATTTTGGTGCTGGTTTCTTTTTCAAGTTATATTGATCAGCCAGGGCATACACAATACCTTGAGCGACAGACCGACGATAAGCATCTGATTTCAACTTATTCAAGTCGCCTTTATTGGTCATGAATCCACACTCAGGAAGTACTGCAGTCATATCCGTTTCCCTTAATACGTGGAAGTCTGCTGTTTTCACTCCACGATTAGGAAGCCCGCTTGCTCTTAATAAATTGGTTTGTATCTTGATGACCAATTCATATGCATCTTTTGGCTTTGACGGATGGATGAACGTTTCAATGCCTGAAGCATCATGCCACCCACCAGGACCGAATGCATTAGCGTGGATAGAAACATACGCATCCACATTCAATTCGTTCGCTCTATCTGTCCTGGTTGCAAGAGGGATGTCTACTTTACCACTTGGATCGTGGGCAAAATAAACTGTGGTATTCAGATATTCTTCAAGTAAGGCCTTTGCATAGTTTGCCACTACAGAATTAAACTCAAATTCTAACATCCCATCTGGTGATCGCTTCCCAGGTGTTACCCGGGAATGACCTGCATCCAGCATGATTTTCATAATGAATCCCTCCTATTGTGGTTCTTGATATCGTTTGGCTCTTGGGCTATCTTCCATGCCTTCTGTGGTTGGATCAAGGACTCCACCAATGCCTAAAAACGTTAGAGCAAAGAAGTTTACAATCCCCATAAATCCTTTAATGGCATCATCTGAAATGCTGTAGCCAGTTGGATAAATAAACTCATTAAAAAAAGCTAGCACCATTTGCGCTAGCAAGATAACCCCAGGTATGAAAACTGTTACGATCCAAGTCGGATTTTTAAATCTTACTTTCCAGTTGATCATCAAAATCACTCCTATAATTTATCTTTTAATAACTCGATCCACGCATATATAATACTTCCGCTGCCAGCAAGGACAACAGTTACCTTACCTATAATTTCCCATCTAGCTTTTCTAGCTTCTATTTTTGATTGAGTTTCTGCTTTTTTGTCCTCTAACTTTGCCTGCGATTCTTGTTTATCCTGATCCAGAACATGATTCACAAATTGTTTCAGCATATCACGAGTTTCTTTACCATCCTTCATGACCGTCAATTCTAATTGCGCTTGTCCTCTTTGTACGCCCATCAGGTCGGATTTTATGGTAGCGACTTCCTGTTGAAAGGCAGCCTGTGCTTTTTCCACCACATCGAGCCGGGGCAGTATGTTCTTGTGTATGATTTCTTCATGGCTATTTAGCATGTCTTTTTCCTCCAATGTGTTACCCCCTCTCTCTATTTACCCATAAAAATAGAGCCTTAGCTGTAAGACTCACCGGTTATTTCTGTAAATTGCGCTTGTGTGATCTTCCCGAAATCAACGTATTTCCGGATTCGTGATGGGTCGTTATAGATACTCCAATCATTCAATGCGATTTTAAACCAATCCATCTAGAGCACACCTTTCATCATTAATTCGAATGATAGATCTGTTAGTTGTTTTCTAAGATCCTCATTCTCTTTCTTTAAATCGGTTTTTGGATAGCTTGCCTTTTTATCCAATGCAATCATTTCATCCGTCACACTATCACTCACTTCCATGTCGTCAATCAGGATAAAGCTCTTTGAAATCCCAGCAAGCTCACCCCCCTTAAAGGTAACACTGTTATCCGTTACTTCCGGATTACTCACTTGTTCTTGAATGTAGATTACTTCTTTTGTTGCAGGCTCGAAAATAACTATTTTCATGATGTAACCTCCTATGAATATGTGATTTCCACTTCAGCAGCAATGGAAAGAATGGAGTATAGGCTGCCGCTGTCAGAATTGACATACACACCAAAACCTCGATAAGTGCCATTGGCAAAGCCAGCAAAGTAAGAAGGATTAACTGTAATCCATGCACCCTGCCCCCATTTTAGTGTGGCAGCACCGATTTCAGCACTTACGCTAGGCGAGCTTCCTGGCTGAGTTTGATAGCCGTGCGCTCTTAAGCTATGCCGGACACCGCCTGACGATCCACCGCTGTTACTCCGCTTGATATACACCCTCATGGCCTTAATCGTCTTTCCTGTACCTATATTGTTTAAAATATCTGTACCAAAGAACCATAATCCTGTTCTTCTGCCGTAACCGTAATTCCCTTGCTTAACTCCATCATTGCCCCAAAATCCTTGGCTGCTCCAGTTGTTACCAGATGCAGATTTAATAAATTTTGTTGTTTCCGGTGCTGGTGGAGCAGCGTATGAACCGTTGTTTGCAGTAAACATTGGATAGATTTGACCGCCATAATCCTTCCCAGATAGGGCTGCACCATTTGGTGCTGTCCCACCGCCCATGATGTAACCGCCATAGGCGAAAATACCATGAGTTGTTCCGTACCCCTTACAGTCTTGAATCCACGCTGTAGCACCGTATCTAGCGAGGATACCCTGTGTTACGGAATACACTTCACTGTTCATGATCTGACAGTAACCGCTTTGGTTCACATCAATACCTCGCTCAGAATTGTTACCGTTAATAATTACATTTTGGATGAAGGCAGATGAACATTGAATCACACTTGCTACAGCGTAACTGTTTGCTTTTCCGTTGACGGTCATGTTCTGCACTTTGCACTGTGTGGAGTTATTGCTTAATGTAAAGTTACCGTTTAACTTTGTGGATTTATCCTGTCCCTCAATCGTGATGGAACCTTTCCCTGAGAATCCACGAAAAGCAAAATCCTGATACAAGTTCTGGCCCCAAGCTATATAAATAATGGCATCACCATCATAGTATCGAGGGATGCGACTTAACGCTTCGTTTATGGTGGCTAACGGTTCGGCAAATGAAGTACCCGAATTATCATCTGAGGGGTCCATGTATGTGCTTCCTGTGGAAACTTTAGCTGCAGCAACATACAACTTTATATCCTCTTTTGAATACCTCGGTACAGTCGGACTTTCGAGGTCTGCAATGTAAAGGTTTGTAAAACCGCCTTTAGTAGCGTCTAAGTCTGCGATTTGTTCGCCACCTACATTATAGAGAATTAAGCGCCCATCTCCACCCTCTCCACCACCTAGCGACAATGTACCGCCTTTACTTCGGTCAAAGAGCATCGTTCCAACTGTAATGAGATCAGCTACAATCCCCTCTGCTGTAATCGCCTGGCGAAAGGTTTGCCCATTATCCACACTCACGCCTACTCCAACTGATGATAACAAGACAAGGTAATTAGGGTTGTCTTTTGACCTGGCTATAATGCCATTCTCGGTATATTCCAACTCAGTTGCAGAACCCAATAACATTTCAGTTGCTCGTCTTACAGCTTCATCCAGTAGACTGTATTTGATTTTCCCGCTTTCATCGAGAATTTTCTTAAATTCTTTTTGCACCTTATCAAACACGGCACCGGAAAAGGATTTCTTGTAATTGGCGAGCGTTACAGTGGTTTTAACAGGTTCAAGCATAAGATTATAAGTTTCATTGATTCCCATGATTCGAGTTTCAATTTCGAGATCATTCATTGGCTCATAGATGACGAAAACACGATCCCCTTCATTCGGCACTGTGTAAGGATAGCCAGCTGCTCTAAGGTCAGCGAAATCAATGGTGATTGAAAACTCTGGTGTGTCCTGGAGCCTTGACTTCATTTCTTCAAGCAATGATTCCTGTGTAGTAAAACGTTCATCTTCCACGGGAGGAGCTTCGATTTCTCCGAAAATATCAGCGTTCGGACTACGGTAATAAGCTGTGATTCCTTCGGCCCCTTTACCGCTGATCACTGTTGCAAGGTTGGTAGTATCCACATTTCTTTCAATGGATTTAATGTTATGTCCATATCTGAATTGAAAGTCTGTATCGACTCCAATCTTTTCTTTAAATCGTACATCAGTGCCAACAATCTCAATCTCCGCTTTGTATCGCTCTATACCTTTTTGCAACAAGGCTAATCGATTGTCATTGCCTAAATTCTCAAAGTCCTGAGCGTAAAAGGTTCCCATGACAGTGTAAGTGTATCCAGTACCGGTAAAGAGAAATTGAAGAAAGGCATCGAATGTCATAGATCCGTTGTGAATGTCA belongs to Mesobacillus subterraneus and includes:
- a CDS encoding helix-turn-helix domain-containing protein, which encodes MLKSNFREIIETSPYKPSYIRDKIMKVHRNTFSGWMTGKHTPSVEDLFKLAYHLEKKVDEFYEWEEEQ
- a CDS encoding XkdX family protein, whose protein sequence is MDWFKIALNDWSIYNDPSRIRKYVDFGKITQAQFTEITGESYS
- a CDS encoding phage tail protein, translating into MLTVRDLTGTEEGLTDFKELSRNRKVNGEKTLSLTVLPTLKNKHSFPMVEEESVIDFDGEEYVIKKLGERSIGNTYLKRVDAIHKFFVDMINKQQPDIHNGSMTFDAFLQFLFTGTGYTYTVMGTFYAQDFENLGNDNRLALLQKGIERYKAEIEIVGTDVRFKEKIGVDTDFQFRYGHNIKSIERNVDTTNLATVISGKGAEGITAYYRSPNADIFGEIEAPPVEDERFTTQESLLEEMKSRLQDTPEFSITIDFADLRAAGYPYTVPNEGDRVFVIYEPMNDLEIETRIMGINETYNLMLEPVKTTVTLANYKKSFSGAVFDKVQKEFKKILDESGKIKYSLLDEAVRRATEMLLGSATELEYTENGIIARSKDNPNYLVLLSSVGVGVSVDNGQTFRQAITAEGIVADLITVGTMLFDRSKGGTLSLGGGEGGDGRLILYNVGGEQIADLDATKGGFTNLYIADLESPTVPRYSKEDIKLYVAAAKVSTGSTYMDPSDDNSGTSFAEPLATINEALSRIPRYYDGDAIIYIAWGQNLYQDFAFRGFSGKGSITIEGQDKSTKLNGNFTLSNNSTQCKVQNMTVNGKANSYAVASVIQCSSAFIQNVIINGNNSERGIDVNQSGYCQIMNSEVYSVTQGILARYGATAWIQDCKGYGTTHGIFAYGGYIMGGGTAPNGAALSGKDYGGQIYPMFTANNGSYAAPPAPETTKFIKSASGNNWSSQGFWGNDGVKQGNYGYGRRTGLWFFGTDILNNIGTGKTIKAMRVYIKRSNSGGSSGGVRHSLRAHGYQTQPGSSPSVSAEIGAATLKWGQGAWITVNPSYFAGFANGTYRGFGVYVNSDSGSLYSILSIAAEVEITYS
- a CDS encoding phage holin; its protein translation is MINWKVRFKNPTWIVTVFIPGVILLAQMVLAFFNEFIYPTGYSISDDAIKGFMGIVNFFALTFLGIGGVLDPTTEGMEDSPRAKRYQEPQ
- a CDS encoding N-acetylmuramoyl-L-alanine amidase, whose protein sequence is MKIMLDAGHSRVTPGKRSPDGMLEFEFNSVVANYAKALLEEYLNTTVYFAHDPSGKVDIPLATRTDRANELNVDAYVSIHANAFGPGGWHDASGIETFIHPSKPKDAYELVIKIQTNLLRASGLPNRGVKTADFHVLRETDMTAVLPECGFMTNKGDLNKLKSDAYRRSVAQGIVYALADQYNLKKKPAPKLMEKKEAAAGEYPEKIQGLIEWVQENGISDGKNPYAPATLAYVWEVARNIVNKLEK